From the genome of Sander lucioperca isolate FBNREF2018 chromosome 1, SLUC_FBN_1.2, whole genome shotgun sequence, one region includes:
- the LOC116052488 gene encoding protocadherin alpha-3-like, with translation MEQRGRKAWRELQFWFAFMLILDISWSGASAQIRYSVSEEVQDETVVGNIAKDLGLDKSTLKDRGYRIVAGSTEPLFQVNQDNGILYVKRRIDREEVCERTSPCLINLKTVLENPLEIHYVAVEILDINDHSPVFPEKEKRLEISESALPGARFQLQAARDPDVSQFSIQQYRLSHNECFRLEVKDRGEDRKVPFLVLQKQLDRETVGKLKLRLTAVDGGKPVKSGAIDIIVDVLDVNDNSPVFTKEFYSATLKENVPVGTVVIQVNATDLDEGANSEIIYSFGNEVDTKLMDVFSIDENTGEIKVTGKIDFEECKSYEIDIQASDKGQVPLTTDKSVMINIIDVNDNAPEIDVTSFSSSIKEDSKIGTTVALISVSDLDSGINGKVICTIKEEVPFTLSPSLQENMYAVVTRSQLDREIVSQFDVTIIAKDTGDPLFSTEKTISVIVSDVNDNSPEFSSSPYVFYITENNSPGASVFSVKASDRDESDNALISYNIFREASGDNTLISFLNINSETGDILALKGFDFETLKTFQFQVVATDSGTPSLSSNVTVNVFILDQNDNAPVILYPVSSNGSAEGVEEIPRNVNAGHLVTKVRAYDADIGYNGWLLFSLQEVTDHSLFGLDRYTGQIRTLRSFTETDEAEHKLVILVKDNGNVSLSATATVVVKVVEPKEAFAASDVKSATKNEEENNVTFYLMITLGSVSTLFLISIIVLIAMQCSKTTDYTSKYLQETNYDGTLCHSIQYRSGDKRYMLVGPRMSIGSTIVPGSHANTLVLPDRRGASGEVRSTV, from the coding sequence ATGGAACAAAGGGGACGCAAAGCATGGAGGGAGCTACAGTTTTGGTTTGCCTTCATGCTTATTCTGGATATTTCATGGAGCGGAGCTTCTGCACAGATCAGATATTCAGTATCAGAGGAGGTTCAAGATGAAACCGTCGTCGGGAATATAGCTAAGGATTTGGGGCTAGATAAGAGTACACTAAAGGACAGAGGATATCGCATTGTAGCAGGCTCAACTGAACCCCTGTTTCAAGTGAATCAAGATAACGGTATATTGTATGTGAaaagaagaatagacagagaggaggTGTGCGAACGGACAAGCCCATGTTTGATCAATCTGAAAACCGTGCTAGAAAACCCGCTGGAGATCCATTACGTGGCAGTGGAAATACTGGATATAAATGATCACTCGCCTGTTTttccagagaaagagaaaaggctTGAGATCTCTGAGTCGGCCTTACCAGGAGCGAGATTTCAACTACAGGCTGCGCGCGACCCCGACGTAAGCCAGTTCTCCATTCAACAATATAGGCTCAGCCATAACGAATGTTTCAGATTAGAAGTGAAGGATAGAGGCGAGGACCGTAAAGTACCATTTCTAGTTCTGCAGAAGCAGTTAGATAGAGAAACAGTGGGAAAACTTAAGCTACGTCTAACAGCCGTTGATGGAGGAAAACCAGTAAAGTCTGGCGCTATAGACATTATTGTGGATGTACTTGATGTTAATGACAACTCCCCGGTGTTTACCAAAGAGTTTTATTCTGCCACACTCAAAGAAAACGTTCCCGTTGGCACTGTAGTGATACAGGTAAATGCAACCGATTTGGACGAGGGTGCAAATAGTGAAATTATATATTCATTTGGTAACGAAGTTGATACAAAATTAATGGATGTCTTTAGTATAGACGAAAACACTGGTGAAATTAAAGTAACCGGTAAGATAGACTTCGAGGAATGTAAAAGTTATGAAATTGACATTCAGGCGTCTGATAAGGGACAAGTTCCTCTAACAACTGACAAAAGTGTTATGATAAATATTATTGATGTTAATGATAATGCACCTGAGATAGACGTGACATCATTTTCTAGCTCTATCAAGGAGGATTCAAAGATAGGAACTACAGTGGCTCTGATTAGTGTCAGTGATTTAGACTCTGGAATCAATGGTAAGGTAATTTGCACAATCAAAGAAGAAGTGCCTTTTACTTTATCTCCATCATTACAAGAAAACATGTACGCTGTTGTAACCAGATCACAGTTGGACAGGGAAATTGTTTCCCAATTTGATGTCACAATTATTGCGAAAGACACAGGTGATCCGTTATTTTCAACTGAAAAGACCATAAGCGTTATAGTATCAGATGTAAATGACAACAGTCCAGAGTTTTCATCAAGCCCCTATGTATTTTATATTACCGAGAACAACAGCCCCGGAGCATCAGTATTTTCAGTAAAAGCCTCTGATCGTGATGAAAGTGATAACGCTCTCATTTCATATAATATTTTCAGAGAAGCAAGTGGAGATAATACATTGATCTCATTTTTAAATATCAACTCTGAAACTGGAGATATTTTGGCGCTAAAAGGTTTCGACTTTGAAACACTGAAAACGTTCCAGTTCCAAGTTGTTGCCACAGATTCTGGAACTCCGTCACTAAGCAGCAACGTCACAGTGAACGTGTTCATTCTGGATCAGAACGACAACGCTCCAGTCATCCTGTATCCAGTCAGCTCTAACGGTTCTGctgaaggtgtggaggagaTTCCCCGCAATGTGAACGCAGGACACTTGGTGACTAAAGTCAGAGCCTATGACGCTGATATAGGATATAACGGCTGGTTACTGTTTTCACTGCAGGAAGTTACTGACCACAGTCTCTTTGGTTTGGACCGCTATACAGGACAGATCAGAACACTTCGCTCATTCACAGAGACAGACGAGGCTGAGCATAAACTGGTCATACTGGTGAAAGACAATGGGAACGTTTCACTCTCAGCAACAGCTACTGTGGTTGTCAAAGTTGTGGAGCCCAAAGAGGCTTTTGCTGCTTCTGATGTTAAAAGTGCAACAAAGAATGAGGAGGAGaataatgtgactttttaccTGATGATAACTTTGGGCTCAGTTTCAACACTTTTTCTCATCAGTATCATCGTGCTGATTGCAATGCAGTGCTCCAAAACCACAGACTATACTTCTAAATATCTACAAGAGACTAATTATGATGGGACACTGTGTCACAGCATCCAGTACAGATCTGGAGACAAACGGTACATGCTAGTAGGACCCAGAATGAGTATAGGATCTACTATAGTCCCGGGCAGCCATGCGAATACACTAGTGCTCCCTGACAGGAGAGGGGCATCTGGAGAGGTAAGATCAACAGTTTGA